One genomic segment of Pseudomonas fortuita includes these proteins:
- a CDS encoding putative bifunctional diguanylate cyclase/phosphodiesterase — translation MKSQTDAASRVAAEVVTPLPVPSRLGMLRFERLNEATWAMLYLDPACERHFGLHAADLCALVDAPYASLMEPEARYRLHDEIQLQLAQRGYYRVRYSLHTPGKLLRLLETGEAYKQHNRQLLRGYMSVLDDQPDDPGESASDLESRNNRLQLALQLNQRAQQEQLEHLERVRGQQDLILRLARQRYSAENSLLEAAQLITQSACEIYKVDSASIWHLDDQRLEPITAWYRDAQEHRQPEAIDASRFPDYLEALHASRAIDAHNAGHDPRTRALTQSLRPENKAMLDASIRVDGQVVGVLCLEQSGQPRAWQSDEIAFAGELADQFAQVITNHNRRAAASALHLFQRAVEQSASAFLLVNRDGRVEYVNPSFTAITQYSTDEVQGRHLGELPALENLSELLFDSPSSLAMGNSWQGEFKSRRKNLEPYWGQLSISKVYGDNRELTHYIGIYEDVTQTKLAQQRIERLAYTDNLTNLGNRPAFIRSLDERFVRDGESAMCLLLVDIDNFKRINDSLGHQTGDKLLISLARRLRNSLHSGGILARFASNEFAVLLDDTSLQDGQGVALQLLSTLDKPMFVDNQLINVTASVGLACAPLHGTDPASLMKNAGLALHKAKANGKHQVQVFTEVLNAEASYKLFVENNLRRALTQNELEVFYQPKICLRSGRLLGLEALLRWNHPERGMIRPDQFISVAEETGLIIPIGKWVVRQSCRMSKQLREAGLGNLHVAINLSPKQFSDPDLVASISSILKEEALPPHLLELELTEGLLLEASEDTHRQLDELKALGLTLAMDDFGTGYSSLSYLKKFPIDILKIDRSFINEIPDNQDDMEITSAVVAMAHNLKLKVVAEGIETPEQLAFLRRHRCDVGQGYLFDRPIPGRELAERLKRYPRGPVA, via the coding sequence ATGAAAAGCCAAACCGATGCCGCCAGCCGTGTGGCGGCCGAGGTCGTCACGCCGTTACCCGTGCCCTCGCGGCTCGGTATGCTGCGTTTCGAAAGGCTCAACGAAGCCACCTGGGCCATGCTCTATCTGGACCCGGCCTGCGAGCGCCATTTTGGCCTGCACGCCGCCGACCTGTGTGCCCTGGTGGACGCGCCGTACGCCAGCCTGATGGAACCCGAGGCCCGTTACCGGCTGCACGACGAGATCCAGCTGCAACTGGCCCAGCGCGGCTACTACCGCGTGCGCTACTCCCTGCACACGCCAGGCAAGTTGCTGCGCCTGCTGGAGACCGGTGAAGCCTACAAGCAGCACAACCGCCAGCTGTTGCGCGGCTACATGAGCGTGCTCGACGACCAGCCCGACGACCCTGGCGAGAGCGCCAGCGACCTGGAGTCGCGCAACAACCGCCTGCAACTGGCCCTGCAACTGAACCAGCGTGCCCAGCAAGAACAACTGGAACACCTGGAGCGCGTACGCGGTCAGCAGGACCTCATCCTGCGCCTGGCGCGTCAGCGCTACAGCGCCGAGAACTCCCTGCTGGAAGCCGCCCAGCTGATCACCCAAAGCGCCTGCGAAATCTACAAGGTCGACAGCGCCAGCATCTGGCACCTGGACGACCAGCGCCTGGAACCGATCACCGCCTGGTACCGTGACGCACAGGAGCATCGCCAGCCTGAAGCTATCGATGCCAGCCGCTTCCCCGACTACCTCGAGGCGCTGCACGCCAGCCGCGCCATCGACGCCCACAACGCCGGCCACGACCCACGCACCCGCGCCCTGACGCAAAGCCTGCGCCCGGAAAACAAGGCCATGCTCGATGCCAGTATCCGCGTTGATGGCCAGGTGGTCGGCGTGCTGTGCCTGGAGCAGAGCGGCCAACCACGGGCCTGGCAATCGGACGAAATCGCCTTTGCCGGGGAGCTGGCCGACCAGTTCGCCCAGGTCATCACCAACCACAACCGGCGCGCTGCCGCCAGCGCATTGCACTTGTTCCAGCGTGCAGTGGAGCAAAGCGCCAGCGCCTTCCTGCTGGTCAATCGTGATGGCCGGGTGGAATACGTGAACCCGAGCTTCACCGCCATCACCCAGTACAGCACTGACGAAGTGCAAGGCCGCCACCTGGGCGAACTGCCTGCACTGGAAAACCTGAGCGAACTGCTGTTCGACTCGCCCTCCAGCCTGGCCATGGGCAATAGCTGGCAGGGTGAGTTCAAGAGCCGGCGCAAGAACCTGGAGCCCTACTGGGGCCAACTGTCGATTTCCAAGGTGTACGGCGACAATCGTGAGCTGACCCATTACATCGGCATCTACGAAGACGTCACCCAGACCAAGCTGGCCCAGCAGCGCATCGAGCGCCTGGCCTACACCGACAACCTGACCAACCTGGGCAACCGCCCGGCGTTCATCCGCAGCCTGGACGAGCGCTTTGTCCGTGATGGCGAAAGCGCGATGTGCCTGCTGCTGGTGGACATCGACAACTTCAAGCGCATCAACGACAGCCTCGGCCACCAGACCGGCGACAAGCTGCTGATCAGCCTGGCCCGGCGCCTGCGCAACAGCCTGCACAGCGGTGGCATCCTGGCGCGCTTTGCCAGTAACGAGTTCGCCGTGCTGCTCGACGACACCAGCCTGCAAGATGGCCAGGGCGTTGCCTTGCAGTTGCTGAGCACACTCGACAAACCCATGTTCGTCGACAACCAGCTGATCAACGTCACCGCCTCGGTAGGCCTGGCCTGCGCGCCGCTGCATGGCACCGACCCGGCCAGCCTGATGAAGAACGCAGGCCTTGCGCTACACAAGGCCAAGGCCAACGGCAAGCACCAGGTGCAGGTGTTTACTGAAGTGCTCAACGCCGAGGCCAGCTACAAGCTGTTCGTCGAGAACAACCTGCGCCGCGCCCTGACCCAGAACGAGCTGGAGGTGTTCTACCAGCCCAAGATCTGCCTGCGCAGCGGCCGCCTGCTGGGGCTGGAAGCGTTGTTGCGCTGGAACCACCCCGAGCGCGGCATGATCCGCCCGGACCAGTTCATCAGCGTGGCCGAGGAAACCGGCCTGATCATACCCATCGGCAAGTGGGTGGTCCGCCAGTCGTGCCGCATGAGCAAGCAACTGCGTGAGGCCGGCCTGGGCAACCTGCACGTGGCCATCAACCTGTCGCCCAAGCAGTTCTCCGACCCGGACCTGGTGGCATCAATCAGCAGCATCCTCAAGGAAGAAGCCCTGCCCCCGCACTTGCTGGAGCTGGAGCTGACCGAAGGCCTGCTGCTGGAAGCCAGCGAAGACACGCACCGCCAGCTGGACGAGCTGAAGGCCTTGGGGCTGACCCTTGCCATGGACGACTTCGGTACCGGTTATTCATCGCTGAGCTACCTGAAGAAGTTTCCGATCGACATCCTCAAGATCGACCGTAGCTTCATCAACGAAATCCCGGATAACCAGGACGACATGGAAATCACCTCGGCGGTGGTGGCCATGGCCCACAACCTCAAGCTGAAGGTGGTGGCCGAGGGTATCGAGACGCCGGAGCAACTGGCGTTCCTGCGCCGGCACCGCTGCGACGTGGGCCAGGGCTACCTGTTCGACCGGCCGATCCCTGGGCGCGAGCTGGCCGAACGGCTGAAGCGTTATCCGCGCGGACCAGTGGCCTGA
- the aceE gene encoding pyruvate dehydrogenase (acetyl-transferring), homodimeric type, with protein sequence MQDLDPIETQEWLDALESVLDKEGEDRAHYLMTRMGELATRSGSQLPYAITTPYRNTIPVTHEARMPGDLFMERRIRSMVRWNALAMVMRTNLKDSDLGGHISSFASSATLYDIGFNYFFQAPTEEHGGDLIFFQGHASPGVYARAFMEGRINEDQMNNFRQEVDGNGLSSYPHPWLMPDFWQFPTVSMGLGPIQAIYQARFMKYLEARGFIPAGKQKVWCFMGDGECDEPESLGAIALAGREKLDNLIFVINCNLQRLDGPVRGNGKIIQELEGVFRGGGWNVNKVVWGRFWDPLLAKDTNGALQRRMDEVIDGEYQNYKAKDGAYVRENFFNTPELKAMVEDLSDDEIWKLNRGGHDPYKVYAAYHQAVNHKEQPTVILAKTIKGYGTGAGEAKNTAHNTKKVDVESLRHFRDRFDIPVKDADLENLPFFKPEEGSAEAKYLAERRAALGGFVPQRRAKSFSVPTPSLETLKAILDGSGDREISTTMAFVRILAQLVKDKEIGQRIVPIIPDEARTFGMEGMFRQLGIYSSVGQLYEPVDKDQVMFYREDKKGQILEEGINEAGAMSSFIAAGTSYSCHNQPMLPFYIFYSMFGFQRIGDLAWAAGDSRTRGFLIGGTAGRTTLNGEGLQHEDGHSHMMAGTIPNCRTYDPTYGYELAVIIQDGMKKMTEEQQDIFYYITVMNESYQQPAMPAGVEEGIIKGMYLLEEDTREAAHHVQLMGSGTILREVREAAKILREEFNVGADVWSVTSFNELRRDGLAVERANRLKPGQKPQQTYVEQCLNGRKGPVIASTDYMKLFAEQIRQWVPSKEFKVLGTDGYGRSDSRKKLRHFFEVDRHFVVLAALEALADRGEIEPKVVADAIVKFGIDPDKRNPLDC encoded by the coding sequence ATGCAAGACCTCGATCCAATCGAAACCCAGGAATGGCTGGATGCCCTGGAGTCGGTCCTCGACAAAGAAGGCGAAGACCGCGCTCATTACCTGATGACCCGTATGGGCGAGCTGGCCACCCGCAGTGGCTCCCAGCTGCCGTATGCGATCACCACGCCATACCGCAACACCATCCCTGTCACCCACGAAGCACGCATGCCTGGCGACCTGTTCATGGAACGCCGCATTCGCTCGATGGTGCGTTGGAACGCCTTGGCCATGGTCATGCGCACCAACCTGAAAGACTCGGACCTGGGCGGACACATCTCCAGCTTCGCCTCCAGCGCCACCCTGTACGACATCGGTTTCAACTACTTCTTCCAGGCCCCGACCGAAGAACACGGTGGCGACCTGATCTTCTTCCAGGGCCACGCTTCGCCGGGCGTCTACGCTCGCGCCTTCATGGAAGGCCGCATCAACGAAGACCAGATGAACAACTTCCGTCAGGAAGTCGACGGCAACGGTCTGTCTTCGTACCCGCACCCATGGCTGATGCCTGACTTCTGGCAGTTCCCGACCGTATCGATGGGTCTGGGCCCGATCCAGGCTATCTACCAGGCGCGCTTCATGAAGTACCTGGAAGCCCGTGGTTTCATCCCGGCCGGCAAGCAGAAGGTCTGGTGCTTCATGGGTGACGGCGAGTGCGACGAGCCGGAATCCCTGGGCGCAATCGCCCTGGCCGGCCGCGAGAAACTGGACAACCTGATCTTTGTCATCAACTGCAACCTGCAGCGCCTCGACGGCCCGGTTCGTGGCAACGGCAAGATCATCCAGGAACTCGAAGGCGTGTTCCGTGGCGGCGGCTGGAACGTCAACAAAGTGGTCTGGGGCCGTTTCTGGGACCCACTGCTGGCCAAGGACACCAACGGTGCCCTGCAGCGCCGCATGGACGAAGTCATCGACGGCGAGTACCAGAACTACAAAGCCAAAGATGGCGCGTACGTTCGTGAGAACTTCTTCAACACCCCAGAGCTCAAGGCCATGGTCGAAGACCTGTCCGACGACGAGATCTGGAAGCTCAACCGTGGCGGCCACGACCCGTACAAGGTCTACGCGGCGTACCACCAGGCTGTGAACCACAAAGAGCAGCCGACCGTCATCCTGGCCAAGACCATCAAGGGTTACGGCACCGGTGCTGGCGAAGCCAAGAACACTGCGCACAACACCAAAAAGGTCGACGTTGAGAGCCTGCGTCACTTCCGTGACCGCTTCGACATCCCGGTCAAGGATGCCGACCTTGAGAACCTGCCGTTCTTCAAGCCGGAAGAAGGTTCTGCCGAAGCCAAGTACCTGGCCGAGCGCCGCGCAGCCTTGGGTGGCTTCGTACCACAGCGCCGTGCCAAGAGCTTCAGCGTACCGACCCCATCCCTGGAAACGCTGAAAGCGATCCTGGACGGCTCGGGCGACCGCGAAATCTCCACCACCATGGCCTTCGTGCGTATTCTGGCGCAGCTGGTCAAGGACAAGGAAATCGGCCAGCGCATCGTGCCGATCATCCCGGACGAAGCCCGTACCTTCGGTATGGAAGGCATGTTCCGCCAGTTGGGCATCTACTCGTCGGTCGGCCAGCTCTACGAGCCAGTCGATAAAGACCAGGTGATGTTCTACCGCGAAGACAAGAAGGGCCAGATTCTCGAGGAAGGCATCAACGAAGCCGGCGCCATGTCGTCGTTCATCGCTGCCGGTACCTCGTACAGCTGCCACAACCAGCCGATGCTGCCGTTCTACATCTTCTATTCGATGTTCGGCTTCCAGCGCATTGGCGACCTGGCCTGGGCCGCTGGCGACAGCCGCACCCGTGGCTTCCTGATCGGCGGTACCGCCGGCCGTACCACCCTGAACGGTGAAGGCCTGCAGCACGAAGACGGTCATAGCCACATGATGGCGGGTACCATCCCGAACTGCCGCACCTACGATCCGACCTACGGCTATGAGCTGGCGGTGATCATCCAGGACGGCATGAAGAAGATGACCGAAGAGCAGCAGGACATCTTCTACTACATCACCGTGATGAACGAATCCTACCAGCAGCCAGCCATGCCGGCCGGTGTCGAGGAAGGCATCATCAAGGGTATGTACCTGCTGGAAGAAGATACCCGCGAAGCCGCGCACCACGTACAGCTGATGGGCTCCGGCACCATCCTGCGCGAAGTCCGCGAAGCGGCGAAGATCCTGCGTGAAGAGTTCAACGTCGGTGCCGACGTGTGGAGCGTCACCAGCTTCAACGAACTGCGTCGCGACGGCCTGGCCGTAGAGCGCGCCAACCGCCTGAAGCCTGGCCAGAAGCCACAGCAGACCTACGTCGAGCAGTGCCTGAACGGTCGCAAAGGCCCGGTCATCGCCTCCACCGACTACATGAAGCTGTTCGCCGAGCAGATTCGCCAGTGGGTGCCGAGCAAAGAGTTCAAGGTCCTGGGTACCGACGGTTACGGTCGCAGCGACAGCCGCAAGAAGCTGCGTCACTTCTTTGAAGTCGACCGCCACTTCGTGGTACTGGCTGCCCTGGAAGCCCTGGCTGACCGTGGCGAGATCGAACCCAAGGTTGTGGCTGACGCCATCGTCAAGTTCGGCATCGACCCGGACAAGCGCAACCCACTGGACTGCTGA
- the aceF gene encoding dihydrolipoyllysine-residue acetyltransferase, which yields MSELIRVPDIGSGEGEIIELFVKVGDRIEADQSLLTLESDKASMEIPAPKAGVIKELKVKLGDRLKEGDELLVLEAEGAAAAAPEAPAAAAAPAAAPAPAAEAAPAAPAAAPAAASVQDIHVPDIGSSGKAKIIEVLVKVGDTVEADQSLITLESDKASMEIPSPAAGVVEEVLCKLEDEVGTGDLIFKLKVAGAAPAAAPAPAAAPAPAKAEAAPAAAPAAAAPAAAPAPAATAPAAGNNAKVHAGPAVRQLAREFGVELGAVAATGPHGRILKEDVQVYVKAMMQKAKEAPAAAGATGGAGIPPIPAVDFSKFGEVEEVALTRLMQVGAANLHRSWLNVPHVTQFDSADITELEAFRVAQKAVAEKAGVKLTVLPLLLKACAFLLKELPDFNSSLAPSGKAIIRKKYVHIGFAVDTPDGLLVPVIKNVDQKSLLQLAAEAAALAEKARTKKLSADDMQGACFTISSLGHIGGTGFTPIVNAPEVAILGVSKATMQPVWDGKAFQPKLMLPLSLSYDHRVINGAAAARFTKRLGDVLGDIRTMLL from the coding sequence GTGAGCGAACTCATTCGCGTACCTGACATCGGCAGCGGTGAAGGTGAAATCATCGAGCTGTTCGTCAAGGTCGGTGACCGTATCGAGGCTGACCAGAGCCTGCTGACCCTGGAGTCCGACAAGGCCTCCATGGAGATCCCGGCTCCCAAGGCCGGCGTCATCAAGGAACTGAAGGTCAAGCTGGGCGACCGCCTGAAAGAAGGCGACGAGCTGCTGGTGCTGGAAGCTGAGGGTGCCGCTGCTGCGGCGCCTGAGGCTCCGGCCGCGGCCGCTGCCCCGGCAGCTGCGCCAGCGCCTGCCGCTGAGGCCGCTCCTGCTGCTCCGGCCGCAGCCCCGGCTGCTGCCAGCGTGCAGGACATCCACGTGCCGGATATCGGTTCGTCGGGCAAGGCCAAGATCATCGAAGTGCTGGTCAAGGTCGGCGACACCGTCGAAGCCGACCAGTCGCTGATCACCTTGGAATCCGACAAGGCCTCCATGGAGATCCCGTCGCCTGCCGCTGGCGTGGTCGAAGAAGTACTGTGCAAGCTGGAAGACGAAGTCGGCACTGGCGACCTGATCTTCAAGCTGAAAGTGGCGGGCGCTGCCCCGGCTGCTGCCCCGGCCCCAGCTGCTGCCCCGGCGCCAGCCAAGGCCGAGGCTGCTCCGGCCGCCGCGCCTGCAGCTGCTGCCCCTGCTGCTGCCCCTGCACCGGCTGCTACCGCACCGGCTGCTGGCAACAACGCCAAGGTTCACGCAGGCCCGGCTGTTCGTCAGCTGGCCCGTGAATTCGGTGTCGAGCTGGGCGCAGTTGCTGCGACCGGCCCGCACGGCCGCATCCTGAAAGAAGACGTGCAGGTTTACGTCAAGGCGATGATGCAAAAGGCCAAGGAAGCCCCGGCTGCCGCCGGTGCAACCGGTGGCGCTGGCATCCCGCCGATCCCTGCAGTGGACTTCAGCAAGTTCGGTGAAGTGGAAGAAGTGGCCCTGACCCGCCTGATGCAGGTCGGTGCCGCCAACCTGCACCGCAGCTGGCTGAACGTACCGCACGTTACCCAGTTCGACTCCGCCGACATCACCGAGCTGGAAGCCTTCCGCGTTGCACAGAAGGCCGTGGCCGAAAAAGCTGGCGTGAAGCTGACCGTGCTGCCACTGCTGCTCAAGGCCTGCGCCTTCCTGCTCAAGGAACTGCCGGACTTCAACAGCTCGCTGGCACCAAGCGGCAAAGCCATCATCCGCAAGAAATACGTGCACATCGGCTTCGCCGTGGACACCCCGGACGGCCTGCTGGTCCCTGTGATCAAAAACGTCGACCAGAAGAGCCTGCTGCAACTGGCTGCCGAAGCCGCTGCACTGGCCGAGAAGGCGCGCACCAAAAAGCTGTCGGCCGACGACATGCAAGGTGCCTGCTTCACCATCTCCAGCCTCGGCCACATTGGCGGCACCGGCTTCACGCCGATCGTCAACGCGCCGGAAGTGGCTATTCTGGGCGTCTCGAAGGCGACCATGCAGCCAGTGTGGGATGGCAAGGCCTTCCAGCCGAAGCTGATGCTGCCGCTGTCGCTGTCCTACGATCACCGTGTGATCAACGGCGCTGCCGCCGCGCGCTTCACCAAGCGTCTGGGCGACGTGCTGGGCGATATCCGCACCATGCTGCTGTAA
- the glnE gene encoding bifunctional [glutamate--ammonia ligase]-adenylyl-L-tyrosine phosphorylase/[glutamate--ammonia-ligase] adenylyltransferase, with the protein MRLPLPSDLPATLQPLVARNQQFLSDAVAAHPDLDLNAWSTVHRQQFDQVAAASDFVLGLAQREPAMLFDLLASGELERGYAPGQLRGQIAAAAQAAQSDDELARNLRRARNRQQLRIIWRDITRQAALGETCRDLSDLADAAIDEAYQWLYPRHCQQFGTPIGNRSGQPQHMVVLGMGKLGAVELNLSSDIDLIFGFPEGGETEGVKRSLENQEFFTRLGQRLIKALDPVTVDGFVFRVDMRLRPYGSAGALVLSFNALEQYYQDQGRDWERYAMIKARVVAGDQAAGAQLQEMLRPFVYRRYLDFSAIEALRTMKQLIQQEVRRKGMADNIKLGAGGIREVEFIAQAFQLIHGGRDLSLQQRPLLKVLATLEGQGYLPPAVVAELREGYEFLRYTEHAIQAIADRQTQMLPEGETDQARVAYMLGFADWHSFHDQLMYWRGRIDWHFRQVIADPDDEDGEGELVVGGEWSPLWEQAQDEEAAGRQLEEAGFKQPVEALRRLAGLRSSPQLRSMQRIGRERLDAFIPRLLAQAVEHDNPDLVLERVLPLVEAVARRSAYLVLLTENPGALRRLLTLCAASPWIAEQIALYPLLLDELLNEGRLFSPPLAPELASELRERLTRIPEDDLEQQMEALRHFKLAHSLRVAASEISGNLPLMKVSDYLTWLAEAILDQVLALAWRQTVARHGQPKRSDGSLCDPGFIIIGYGKVGGLELGHGSDLDLVFIHDGDPQAETDGTKPIDSAQFFTRLGQRIIHLLTTQTNSGQLYDVDMRLRPSGAAGLLVSSLGAFERYQQNEAWTWEHQALVRARVLVGCKQVGAAFEGVRAKVLGQARDLEKLRTEVSEMRAKMRGNLGTKATAAGTAANAFEAGVPFDIKQDAGGIVDIEFMVQYAALAWSHDHPAILRWTDNIRILEELEQANLMPASDAVLLREVYKAFRSASHRQALQKQAGVIDATQFADERREVRRIWGELGLT; encoded by the coding sequence ATGCGCCTGCCTTTGCCGTCCGATCTGCCCGCCACCCTCCAGCCACTGGTCGCTCGCAACCAGCAATTCCTGAGCGATGCAGTGGCCGCTCACCCTGACCTCGACCTGAACGCCTGGAGCACGGTGCACCGGCAACAATTCGATCAGGTTGCTGCCGCCAGCGACTTTGTTCTGGGCCTGGCCCAGCGCGAGCCAGCCATGCTCTTCGATCTGCTGGCCAGTGGCGAGCTGGAGCGGGGTTATGCGCCGGGGCAACTGCGCGGGCAAATCGCGGCGGCTGCCCAGGCTGCGCAAAGCGACGACGAGCTGGCACGTAACCTGCGCCGCGCGCGCAACCGCCAGCAGTTGCGCATCATCTGGCGCGACATCACCCGCCAGGCGGCGCTTGGCGAAACCTGCCGCGACCTGTCTGACCTTGCCGATGCCGCCATCGACGAAGCCTACCAATGGTTGTACCCGCGCCATTGCCAGCAGTTCGGCACCCCCATCGGCAACCGCAGCGGCCAGCCGCAGCACATGGTGGTGCTGGGCATGGGCAAGCTGGGGGCGGTGGAGCTGAACCTGTCGTCGGACATCGACCTGATCTTCGGTTTCCCCGAAGGCGGTGAAACCGAAGGGGTAAAGCGCTCGCTGGAAAACCAGGAGTTCTTCACCCGCCTTGGCCAGCGGCTGATCAAGGCGCTGGACCCGGTGACCGTCGACGGCTTCGTGTTCCGCGTCGACATGCGTCTGCGCCCCTATGGCTCGGCCGGCGCACTGGTGCTCAGCTTCAATGCCCTGGAGCAGTACTACCAGGACCAGGGCCGTGACTGGGAACGCTACGCGATGATCAAGGCACGGGTGGTGGCGGGCGACCAGGCGGCCGGCGCGCAGTTGCAGGAAATGCTGCGGCCGTTCGTGTACCGCCGGTACCTGGATTTTTCCGCAATCGAAGCGCTGCGCACCATGAAGCAGCTGATTCAGCAGGAGGTGCGGCGCAAGGGCATGGCCGACAACATCAAGCTGGGTGCCGGCGGCATCCGCGAAGTGGAGTTTATCGCCCAGGCCTTCCAGCTGATCCACGGCGGGCGCGACCTCAGCCTGCAGCAACGGCCGTTGCTCAAGGTGCTGGCCACCCTCGAGGGGCAGGGTTACCTGCCGCCGGCGGTGGTGGCCGAGCTGCGCGAGGGGTATGAGTTCCTGCGTTATACCGAGCACGCCATCCAGGCCATCGCCGACCGGCAGACGCAAATGTTGCCTGAAGGCGAAACGGACCAGGCGCGGGTGGCTTATATGCTCGGCTTTGCCGACTGGCACAGCTTCCACGACCAGCTGATGTACTGGCGTGGCCGTATCGACTGGCACTTCCGCCAGGTGATCGCCGACCCGGATGACGAAGACGGTGAGGGCGAACTGGTGGTGGGGGGCGAATGGTCGCCGCTATGGGAGCAGGCGCAGGACGAGGAAGCCGCTGGCCGGCAGTTGGAAGAGGCCGGGTTCAAGCAGCCCGTCGAAGCCCTGCGGCGTCTGGCCGGCCTGCGCTCCAGCCCGCAGCTGCGCTCGATGCAGCGTATCGGCCGTGAGCGCCTGGATGCCTTCATCCCACGGCTGCTGGCCCAGGCGGTGGAGCATGACAATCCTGACCTGGTGCTTGAGCGTGTGTTGCCGCTGGTCGAGGCGGTGGCGCGGCGGTCTGCCTACCTGGTACTGCTGACCGAAAACCCCGGCGCTTTGCGCCGTCTGCTGACGTTGTGCGCTGCCAGCCCGTGGATTGCCGAGCAAATTGCGCTGTACCCGCTGTTGCTCGACGAGCTGCTCAATGAAGGCCGCTTGTTCAGCCCGCCACTGGCCCCGGAGCTGGCCAGCGAGTTGCGCGAACGCCTGACGCGCATCCCCGAGGACGACCTGGAGCAGCAGATGGAAGCGCTGCGCCACTTCAAGCTGGCGCACAGCCTGCGTGTGGCTGCTTCGGAAATAAGCGGCAACCTGCCGTTGATGAAAGTCAGCGACTACCTGACCTGGCTGGCCGAGGCCATCCTCGACCAGGTGCTCGCCCTGGCCTGGCGCCAGACCGTGGCCCGCCACGGCCAGCCCAAGCGCAGCGACGGCAGCCTGTGCGACCCAGGGTTCATCATCATTGGTTACGGCAAGGTCGGCGGCCTGGAGCTGGGCCACGGCTCGGACCTGGACCTGGTGTTCATCCACGACGGCGACCCGCAGGCGGAAACCGACGGCACCAAGCCCATCGACAGTGCCCAGTTCTTCACCCGCCTGGGCCAGCGCATCATTCACCTGCTGACCACCCAGACCAACTCGGGCCAGCTGTACGATGTGGACATGCGCCTGCGCCCGTCCGGTGCTGCCGGCCTGCTGGTCAGTTCGCTGGGCGCCTTCGAGCGCTATCAGCAGAACGAAGCCTGGACCTGGGAGCATCAGGCCCTGGTGCGGGCCCGCGTACTGGTGGGTTGCAAACAGGTGGGCGCGGCGTTCGAAGGCGTGCGCGCCAAGGTACTGGGCCAGGCGCGCGACCTGGAAAAACTGCGCACCGAAGTGAGTGAAATGCGCGCCAAGATGCGCGGCAACCTCGGTACCAAGGCCACGGCTGCCGGTACTGCGGCCAACGCCTTCGAGGCCGGTGTGCCCTTCGATATCAAGCAGGATGCCGGCGGTATCGTCGATATCGAATTTATGGTGCAATACGCCGCTTTGGCCTGGTCTCATGACCACCCGGCCATACTCCGATGGACCGATAACATCCGCATTCTGGAAGAGCTGGAGCAGGCGAACCTGATGCCGGCCAGTGACGCGGTGCTGTTGCGTGAAGTGTACAAGGCGTTCCGCTCGGCTTCGCACCGCCAGGCCCTGCAGAAGCAGGCCGGGGTGATCGATGCGACGCAGTTTGCCGATGAACGCCGTGAAGTGCGGCGGATCTGGGGTGAACTGGGGTTGACTTGA
- the waaF gene encoding lipopolysaccharide heptosyltransferase II → MRILIIGPSWVGDMVMAQTLFQCLKQQHPDCVIDVLAPEWSRPILERMPEVRQALSFPLGHGALELATRRRIGKSLVGQYDQAILLPNSMKSALVPFFAGIPKRTGWRGEMRFGLLNDVRKLDKARYPLMIERFMALAYAPGAELPQPYPRPSLQIEAQSREAALAKFGLELDRPVLALCPGAEFGEAKRWPVEHYAAVADAMIRQGWQVWLFGSKNDHPVGEQIRDRLIPGLREESSNLAGETSLAEAIDLMSCAHAVVSNDSGLMHVAAALNRPLVAVYGSTSPGFTPPLADQVEVVRTGIECSPCFDRTCRFGHYNCLRLLDPGKVIAALHSLSGPDLIDTVAEVD, encoded by the coding sequence ATGAGAATACTGATCATTGGCCCCAGCTGGGTCGGCGACATGGTGATGGCGCAGACCTTGTTCCAGTGCCTGAAACAGCAGCACCCCGACTGCGTGATCGACGTGCTGGCCCCCGAGTGGAGCCGGCCGATCCTGGAGCGTATGCCCGAAGTCCGTCAGGCCTTGAGCTTCCCGCTCGGCCACGGCGCGCTGGAACTGGCCACGCGGCGGCGCATCGGCAAATCCCTGGTCGGCCAGTACGACCAGGCCATCCTGCTGCCCAACTCGATGAAGTCGGCATTGGTGCCGTTCTTCGCTGGCATCCCCAAGCGCACCGGCTGGCGCGGCGAAATGCGCTTCGGCCTGCTGAACGATGTGCGCAAGCTGGACAAGGCCCGCTACCCGCTGATGATCGAACGCTTCATGGCCTTGGCGTACGCGCCCGGGGCCGAGTTGCCGCAGCCGTACCCGCGCCCCAGCCTGCAGATCGAAGCGCAAAGCCGCGAGGCTGCGCTGGCCAAGTTCGGCCTGGAGCTGGACCGCCCGGTACTGGCGCTGTGCCCTGGCGCCGAGTTCGGCGAGGCCAAGCGTTGGCCAGTCGAGCATTACGCGGCCGTGGCCGATGCGATGATCCGCCAGGGCTGGCAGGTATGGCTGTTCGGCTCGAAGAACGACCACCCGGTCGGCGAGCAGATCCGTGACCGGCTGATCCCGGGATTGCGCGAAGAATCCTCCAACCTGGCCGGTGAGACCTCGCTGGCCGAGGCCATCGACCTGATGTCCTGTGCCCATGCCGTGGTGTCCAACGACTCCGGCCTGATGCACGTGGCCGCCGCACTGAACCGCCCGCTGGTGGCGGTGTACGGCTCCACATCGCCCGGCTTTACTCCGCCGCTGGCCGACCAGGTGGAGGTGGTGCGCACCGGTATCGAGTGCAGCCCATGCTTCGACCGGACCTGCCGTTTCGGCCACTACAACTGCCTGCGCCTGCTGGACCCGGGCAAAGTCATCGCCGCCCTGCACAGCCTGAGCGGGCCGGACCTGATCGATACCGTGGCCGAGGTCGACTAA